The nucleotide window TCCAAAGTCCGAGTCGCCATCATCGGTGTAGGCAACTGTGCATCCTCCCTTGTACAGGGCGTCGAATACTACAAAAACGCTTCTGAAGATGATTTCATACCCGGATTGATGCACCCCAACCTGGGCGGCTATCACATCCGCGACATTGAATTTTCCGCAGCCTTTGACGTCAATGCGGAAAAAGTGGACAAAGACTTGAGCGAAGCCATCTTTGCCCATCCCAACAACACCATCAAATTTGCCGATGTCCCCCACCTCGACGTTCCCGTTTACCGCGGCATGACCCACGATGGACTGGGCAAATACCTCGATCAAGTCATAACAAAAGCCGAAGGCGACACCGTTGACATCGCCGAAATCCTCAAAGCCACGCGCACAGACGTCGTCGTCAATTACCTGCCCGTGGGCAGCGAACAGGCCACCAAGTGGTATGTGGAACAAGTCCTCCAGGCCGGATGTGCCTTCGTCAACTGCATGCCCGTCTTTATCGCCAGTGCCGGACACTGGCCCGAGCGCTTTGAAAAACGCGGCCTGCCTCTCATCGGAGACGACATCAAGTCACAGGTCGGCGCCACCATCACCCACCGCGTGCTCACCCGCCTGTTCCGCGAACGCGGCGTCAAACTCAGCAAAACGTATCAACTCAATTTTGGCGGCAA belongs to Gemmatimonadota bacterium and includes:
- a CDS encoding inositol-3-phosphate synthase, translated to MSSKVRVAIIGVGNCASSLVQGVEYYKNASEDDFIPGLMHPNLGGYHIRDIEFSAAFDVNAEKVDKDLSEAIFAHPNNTIKFADVPHLDVPVYRGMTHDGLGKYLDQVITKAEGDTVDIAEILKATRTDVVVNYLPVGSEQATKWYVEQVLQAGCAFVNCMPVFIASAGHWPERFEKRGLPLIGDDIKSQVGATITHRVLTRLFRERGVKLSKTYQLNFGGNTDFYNMLERERLESKKISKTQAVTSQLDYDLGEDNIHVGPSDHIPWLEDRKWCHIRMEGETFGGVPLNLELKLEVWDSPNSAGVVIDAVRLCKLALNHGLKGPLMGPSSYLMKSPPKQFSDDQAREMTSDFIRQYGIKE